In Bacillus toyonensis BCT-7112, a single window of DNA contains:
- a CDS encoding isochorismatase family cysteine hydrolase, translating into MKNTALLIIDMINDFQFSHGPILAKKCETITNPILQLKKTMKAFGYPIIYVNDHYQLWRSDIDQLITHCTNEYSENIIHKIAPHSDDYIFIKPHYSAFYETPLNSLLGYLKIENLILTGVAGNICILFTANDAHMRNYTLYVPQDCIASNNDQDNLHALKIMEATLKANIIPSSQIKIN; encoded by the coding sequence ATGAAAAACACTGCTTTGCTCATTATTGATATGATTAATGACTTTCAATTTTCCCACGGGCCCATCCTGGCAAAAAAATGCGAAACTATAACAAATCCTATTTTACAATTAAAGAAAACAATGAAAGCCTTCGGCTATCCCATAATTTATGTTAATGACCATTATCAACTTTGGAGATCTGATATTGACCAACTGATTACTCATTGTACAAATGAGTATAGTGAAAATATAATTCATAAGATTGCTCCACATTCTGATGATTACATTTTTATTAAACCACATTACTCTGCTTTTTATGAAACGCCTTTGAATTCTTTATTGGGCTATTTAAAAATAGAAAATCTGATATTAACAGGAGTTGCTGGAAATATATGTATCCTATTTACTGCTAACGATGCTCATATGAGAAATTATACACTGTATGTACCACAGGATTGCATTGCCTCTAACAATGATCAGGACAATCTGCATGCTTTAAAAATAATGGAAGCTACATTGAAAGCAAATATAATACCGTCATCTCAAATAAAAATTAATTAA
- the tadA gene encoding tRNA adenosine(34) deaminase TadA: MEQDQDIYFMQLAIEEAKKAEEIQEVPIGAVIVLDGEVISVAHNLRETEQRSIAHAELLAIDEACKNLGTWRLEDATLYVTLEPCPMCAGGIVLSRVKRVVYGASDPKGGCAGTLMNLLTDERFNHQCEVVTGVLEEECGTLLTNFFRELRKKRKAIKKLENSNEN, from the coding sequence ATGGAACAAGATCAAGATATTTATTTTATGCAACTAGCGATAGAAGAGGCTAAAAAGGCAGAGGAAATACAAGAAGTACCAATTGGTGCAGTCATAGTGTTAGATGGTGAGGTAATTAGTGTTGCTCATAATTTAAGGGAAACTGAGCAACGATCAATCGCTCATGCCGAGTTGTTAGCGATTGATGAAGCTTGCAAAAATCTAGGGACATGGCGTTTAGAAGATGCAACGTTATATGTAACCTTAGAGCCCTGTCCAATGTGTGCGGGTGGAATTGTTTTATCACGAGTGAAGCGAGTTGTATATGGTGCAAGTGATCCGAAGGGCGGATGTGCAGGAACATTAATGAATCTTTTAACAGATGAACGTTTTAATCATCAATGTGAAGTAGTCACTGGTGTATTAGAAGAAGAGTGCGGTACGTTGCTAACAAACTTTTTTAGAGAGCTTCGTAAAAAAAGAAAAGCGATAAAAAAATTAGAGAACAGTAACGAGAATTAA
- the dnaX gene encoding DNA polymerase III subunit gamma/tau, translated as MSYQALYRTWRPQKFEDVVGQKHVTKTLQNALLQEKVSHAYLFSGPRGTGKTTIAKVFAKAINCEHAPVAEPCNECPSCLGITQGSISDVLEIDAASNNGVDEIRDIRDKVKYAPSAVEYKVYIIDEVHMLSMGAFNALLKTLEEPPGHVIFILATTEPHKIPPTIISRCQRFEFRKISVNDIVERLSTVVTNEGTQVEEEALQIVARAAEGGMRDALSLIDQAISYSDDAVTTEDVLAVTGSVSQQYLGNLVECIRENDVSRALRIIDEMMSKGKDPVRFMEDFIYYYRDMLLYQTSPQLEHMLERVIVDDQFRMLSEEMQPEVIYEIIHSLSKGQQEMKWTNHPRIFLEVVMVQLCQQFMMQANGADRLQAVMNRMQQLEKELEQVKKNGVPAGVQPEVRETRATPKPMRTGSMKIPVGRVNEVLKQAKRQELEQLKAVWGELLGRLKSYNKVAFAVLLENSEPVAASDDTYVLAFQYEIHCKMASENREAMDTLEQILFELLSKKLNMIAIPKSEWGKIREDFLQREGGDSEESPEQKEDPLIEEAVKLVGQELIEIKE; from the coding sequence GTGTCATACCAAGCGTTATACCGAACATGGAGACCGCAAAAGTTCGAAGATGTAGTCGGTCAAAAGCACGTAACAAAAACGTTGCAAAATGCCCTTCTTCAAGAGAAAGTTTCACATGCTTATTTATTTTCTGGTCCGAGGGGAACAGGAAAAACGACGATTGCAAAAGTATTTGCAAAAGCAATTAACTGTGAACATGCTCCGGTAGCTGAACCTTGTAATGAATGTCCTTCTTGTTTAGGAATTACACAAGGATCTATTTCAGATGTATTAGAAATTGATGCGGCTTCAAATAACGGTGTAGATGAAATTCGAGATATAAGAGATAAAGTAAAATATGCTCCAAGTGCTGTAGAATATAAAGTATACATTATCGATGAGGTTCACATGCTTTCTATGGGTGCCTTTAATGCTCTTCTAAAAACTTTAGAAGAGCCACCAGGACATGTTATCTTTATTTTAGCGACAACAGAACCACATAAGATTCCACCTACGATTATTTCGAGATGTCAGCGATTTGAATTCCGAAAAATATCAGTAAATGATATTGTTGAGAGATTATCGACGGTTGTGACAAATGAGGGTACGCAAGTAGAAGAGGAAGCACTACAAATTGTTGCTCGTGCTGCCGAGGGTGGTATGCGTGATGCACTTAGCCTTATTGATCAGGCTATATCTTATAGTGATGATGCAGTTACGACAGAAGATGTTTTAGCTGTAACAGGCTCTGTTTCTCAGCAATATTTAGGTAACCTAGTAGAATGTATACGTGAAAATGATGTATCAAGAGCATTACGTATCATAGATGAGATGATGAGTAAAGGGAAGGATCCAGTTCGATTTATGGAAGATTTCATTTACTATTATCGTGATATGCTTTTATATCAAACTTCACCACAACTAGAACATATGTTGGAACGAGTAATTGTAGATGATCAATTCCGCATGTTAAGTGAAGAAATGCAGCCGGAAGTAATCTATGAGATTATTCATAGTCTTAGTAAAGGGCAACAAGAGATGAAGTGGACAAACCATCCACGAATTTTCTTAGAAGTTGTGATGGTACAACTGTGTCAGCAGTTTATGATGCAAGCAAACGGTGCAGATCGTTTACAAGCGGTTATGAACAGAATGCAGCAACTGGAGAAAGAATTAGAACAAGTTAAAAAGAATGGTGTACCAGCTGGCGTGCAACCTGAAGTAAGAGAGACGCGTGCAACACCAAAACCAATGCGAACGGGAAGTATGAAAATTCCTGTTGGACGTGTAAATGAAGTGTTGAAGCAGGCGAAGCGTCAAGAATTAGAACAATTGAAAGCCGTATGGGGTGAGTTGTTAGGAAGACTCAAATCGTATAACAAAGTGGCATTTGCTGTTTTATTAGAAAATAGTGAGCCAGTAGCGGCTTCAGATGATACTTATGTGTTAGCATTTCAATATGAGATTCATTGTAAAATGGCGAGTGAAAATCGTGAAGCAATGGATACGCTGGAACAAATTCTTTTTGAATTGCTAAGTAAAAAGTTAAATATGATTGCTATCCCGAAAAGTGAATGGGGTAAAATTCGTGAGGACTTTTTACAACGCGAAGGCGGGGATTCTGAAGAAAGCCCAGAGCAAAAAGAAGATCCCCTCATAGAAGAAGCAGTAAAATTAGTAGGGCAAGAACTTATTGAAATAAAAGAATAA
- a CDS encoding YbaB/EbfC family nucleoid-associated protein, producing the protein MRGGMGNMNNMMKQMQKMQKDMAKAQEELGEKTVEGTAGGGMVSVIANGHKQVLEVKIKEEVVDPEDIEMLQDLVLAATNDALKKVDELSNSTMGKFTKGLNLPGGMF; encoded by the coding sequence ATGCGTGGCGGAATGGGAAATATGAATAACATGATGAAACAAATGCAAAAGATGCAAAAAGACATGGCAAAAGCACAGGAAGAGCTTGGTGAAAAAACGGTTGAAGGTACAGCTGGCGGTGGAATGGTTTCTGTAATTGCAAATGGCCATAAGCAAGTTCTTGAAGTGAAAATTAAAGAAGAAGTTGTAGATCCAGAAGATATCGAAATGTTACAAGATTTAGTGCTAGCTGCAACGAACGATGCACTTAAAAAGGTTGATGAACTTTCAAATTCTACAATGGGTAAATTTACAAAAGGCTTAAACTTACCAGGTGGAATGTTCTAG
- the recR gene encoding recombination protein RecR yields the protein MHYPEPISKLIDSFMKLPGIGPKTAVRLAFFVLDMKEDDVLGFAKALVNAKRDLAYCSVCGHITDRDPCYICDDSHRDQTVVCVVQEPKDVIAMEKMKEYQGVYHVLRGAISPMEGIGPEDINIPQLLKRLHDETVQEVILATNPNIEGEATAMYISRLLKPTGIKVTRIAHGLPVGGDLEYADEVTLSKALEGRREV from the coding sequence ATGCATTATCCAGAGCCAATATCAAAATTAATCGATAGTTTTATGAAATTGCCAGGAATCGGACCGAAAACAGCGGTTCGATTGGCATTTTTCGTATTAGATATGAAAGAAGACGATGTGTTAGGTTTTGCGAAAGCACTTGTGAATGCGAAGCGAGATCTAGCGTATTGTTCTGTATGCGGACATATTACTGACCGTGATCCTTGTTATATTTGTGATGATTCACATCGAGATCAAACGGTTGTCTGTGTCGTGCAAGAACCGAAAGATGTAATCGCGATGGAAAAAATGAAAGAGTATCAAGGTGTATATCATGTGTTACGTGGTGCGATTTCCCCGATGGAGGGAATTGGACCGGAAGACATTAATATCCCGCAACTCTTAAAGCGACTGCACGATGAAACGGTACAAGAAGTGATATTGGCAACAAACCCTAACATTGAAGGGGAAGCTACAGCGATGTATATATCCCGCCTCTTAAAGCCGACAGGTATTAAAGTAACTCGTATTGCACATGGTCTACCAGTTGGTGGAGATTTAGAATATGCAGATGAAGTAACTCTGTCAAAAGCGCTAGAAGGCCGCAGAGAAGTATAA
- a CDS encoding YaaL family protein, with amino-acid sequence MFFQKKGKLRKEYDDKLIVLLEKVKNEWLRQKRMVEQSVEPSPDVICSLKIAEAKYFFLLKEAKRRPVKMEQW; translated from the coding sequence ATGTTCTTTCAAAAAAAGGGTAAATTGCGTAAAGAGTATGACGATAAGTTAATTGTACTATTAGAAAAAGTAAAGAATGAATGGTTACGTCAAAAGAGAATGGTTGAACAAAGTGTTGAGCCGTCTCCAGATGTAATTTGTTCTTTGAAAATAGCGGAGGCGAAATATTTCTTCTTGTTAAAAGAAGCGAAGCGTCGCCCTGTAAAAATGGAACAATGGTAA
- a CDS encoding pro-sigmaK processing inhibitor BofA family protein, with the protein MNSTIIIVGILSLVFIFLVFGVSSKPLRFIGKILFHVTLGIALLFIVNVVGTYFDFHIPINAGTATVTSLLGLPGVAALVIIKLYIMPR; encoded by the coding sequence ATGAATTCTACCATTATTATTGTTGGTATTCTATCTCTTGTTTTTATTTTTCTTGTTTTTGGTGTTTCTTCTAAACCATTGCGTTTTATAGGTAAAATACTTTTTCATGTTACTTTAGGAATAGCATTGCTCTTTATCGTAAATGTTGTAGGGACATATTTTGATTTTCATATTCCGATTAACGCAGGTACAGCGACAGTAACAAGTTTATTAGGCTTACCCGGTGTTGCTGCATTAGTAATAATTAAGCTGTATATCATGCCAAGATAA
- a CDS encoding sigma factor G inhibitor Gin encodes MKLQSEICIVCETKREEGIYVYNNLICHECEKDMVSTETDDPKYIHYLKQLRKLEVSYL; translated from the coding sequence ATGAAATTACAAAGTGAAATTTGCATTGTTTGTGAGACAAAAAGAGAAGAAGGTATATATGTTTATAATAATTTGATATGTCATGAATGTGAAAAAGATATGGTGAGTACTGAGACAGATGATCCAAAATATATACATTATTTAAAACAGCTTCGGAAGTTAGAAGTATCATATTTATAA